One Oryza glaberrima chromosome 11, OglaRS2, whole genome shotgun sequence genomic region harbors:
- the LOC127755915 gene encoding exocyst complex component EXO70A1-like, which yields MALVAMGSSSGSGSSRSTNGMLEETVADVAALVEKWRSHDDGRRRRRSSLFLDGGVAEAGRFMSAAVELHRGMLVLASSDVEDARGRGDERLVRAQGVLEDSMRRLQLELEILLSAVRSNAADDGDGDGAAMSGHGLDGDGAVVVGHIRLVAEAMMAAGYGMECVTTFMSHRRAEFAGAVRRLLGYAPSQHARFRKLAWDDVDGKVRSWHTAAGFAFNFAFSGERVLCHRVFAAADAGVADRVFEGIASDHAADLLAVAEAAVARARRAPERLFHVLDVHATLVEILPAIVCVLGDKSEAAVRATAALRNAGEAARGILVSFEEAIQKATSKSSAAATGGAVHPLARYVMNYLVLLADYDDTLARIYQKGRGSTSLHSPSSSSNPIGRLVSVLLRKLDAMAGRHRSPAARSLFMANNTHYVSKKVRGSSKLVGIVGGEGWAVAQSAETRRHVDAFVHAAWRDVLVVGGEGADAAVREAVASQRRWVAVADDEMGDAVRAAAAAAVVPAYRALYRRHGTAAWMTPGDVKAMIGRLFGGPRNAAAGARPVAAGGATPRRHRLRLTSPSEKLAHKQ from the coding sequence ATGGCGCTCGTCGCAATGGGTAGCAGCAGCGGCAGTGGCAGCAGTAGATCCACCAATGGGATGCTCGAGGAGAccgtcgccgacgtcgcggCGCTCGTCGAGAAGTGGCGCTCCCATGATgatgggcggcgccggcgccggagctctctgttcctcgacggcggcgttgCGGAGGCGGGGAGGTTTatgtccgccgccgtcgagctccaCCGCGGGATGCTCGTGCTCGCGTCGTCGGATGTCGAGGATGCGCGGGGACGTGGGGACGAACGGCTTGTGCGCGCGCAGGGGGTTCTCGAGGACTCCATGCGGAGGCTGCAGCTCGAGCTGGAGATTTTGCTGTCGGCGGTGAGGTCgaacgccgccgacgacggcgacggcgacggcgccgccatgTCCGGCCATGGCTTGGATGGTGACGGTGCTGTTGTGGTGGGGCATATACGGTTGGTCGCCGAGGCCATGATGGCGGCTGGGTATGGCATGGAGTGCGTCACCACGTTCATGTCGCACCGCCGCGCGGAGTTCGCCGGCGCGGTGCGCCGCCTGCTCGGGTACGCGCCGTCGCAGCACGCTCGCTTCCGCAAGCTCGCGTGGGACGACGTCGACGGCAAGGTGCGGTCGTGGCACACCGCCGCCGGGTTCGCGTTCAACTTCGCCTTCTCCGGCGAGAGGGTGCTCTGCCACCGcgtgttcgccgccgccgacgcgggcgTCGCCGACAGGGTGTTCGAGGGGATCGCCAGCGACCACGCCGcggacctcctcgccgtcgccgaggccgccgtggcgcgcgcgcgccgcgcgcccgagCGGCTGTTCCACGTGCTCGACGTCCACGCCACCCTCGTCGAGATACTCCCGGCGATCGTGTGCGTCCTCGGCGACAAGTCGGAGGCCGCcgtccgcgccaccgccgctcttcgcaacgccggcgaggcggcgcgtgGTATTCTCGTCAGCTTCGAGGAAGCGATCCAGAAGGCGACGTCcaagtcgtcggcggcggcgaccggcggcgccgTGCACCCGCTCGCCCGCTACGTGATGAACtacctcgtcctcctcgccgactACGACGACACCCTTGCTCGCATCTACCAGAAAGGCCGAGGCAGCACGTCGCTGCActctccatcgtcgtcgtcgaacccGATTGGTCGTCTCGTGTCCGTCCTGCTGCGCAAGCTGGACGCCATGGCCGGGAGGcaccggtcgccggcggcgaggtccctGTTCATGGCGAACAACACGCACTACGTGTCCAAGAAGGTGCGCGGCAGCAGCAAGCTGGTGggcatcgtcggcggcgagggatggGCGGTGGCGCAGAGCGCGGAGACAAGGCGCCACGTCGACGCGTTCGTGCACGCGGCGTGGCGGGACGTGctggtggtcggcggcgagggcgccgacgcggcggtgaGGGAGGCAGTGGCATCGCAGCGGAggtgggtggcggtggcggacgaCGAGATGGGCGACGCcgtgagggcggcggcggccgcggcggtggtgccGGCATACCGGGCGCTCTACcggcggcacggcacggcggcgtGGATGACGCCGGGGGACGTGAAGGCGATGATTGGCCGGCTCTTTGGTGGGCCGCGGAATGCGGCGGCGGGTGCcaggccggtcgccgccggcggtgcgacgccgcggcgccatCGTTTGCGTCTCACCTCTCCGTCGGAGAAATTGGCCCATAAACAGTAG